From a region of the Pogona vitticeps strain Pit_001003342236 chromosome 7, PviZW2.1, whole genome shotgun sequence genome:
- the NIPSNAP2 gene encoding protein NipSnap homolog 2 isoform X2 — protein sequence MLQITMGLVSSNNRSAEDSWLKSLFVRKVDPRKDAHSNLLAKKETSSLYKLQFHNVKPECLESYNRLCEEVLLKVHEGFPCTLVGTWNTWYGEQDQAVHLWRYEGGYPALTEVMSKLRHNKDFMEFRKARGNMLLSRKNQLLLEFSFWNEPVPRPGPNIYELRSYQLRPGTMIEWGNYWARAIRFRQDDKEAVGGFFSQIGQLYMVHHLWAYKDLQTREDIRNSAWHKPGWDELVYYTVPLIQEMESRIMIPLKISPLQ from the exons ATGTTGCAAATTACAAT GGGCCTTGTCTCGTCGAATAACCGATCTGCGGAAGACAGCTGGTTGAAGTCGCTTTTTGTCCGCAAAGTAGATCCGAGGAAAGACGCACACTCCAACCTTTTGGCTAAAAAGGAGACCAGCAGTCTTTATAAATTACAGT TTCACAACGTCAAACCGGAATGCCTAGAATCCTACAATCGGCTTTG cgaAGAGGTGCTGCTAAAAGTCCACGAAGGGTTTCCCTGTACACTGGTGGGGACGTGGAACACGTGGTACGGAGAGCAAGATCAGGCTG TCCACCTCTGGAGGTACGAGGGGGGCTATCCAGCCCTCACAGAAGTCATGAGTAAGCTTCGCCATAACAAG GACTTCATGGAATTTCGCAAAGCAAGGGGAAACATGCTTCTCTCCCGCAAGAACCAACTGCTGTTGGAGTTCAGTTTTtggaatgaacctgttccccgtCCAGGGCCTAACATCTATGAACTGAGGTCTTACCAGCTTCGT cctGGGACGATGATCGAGTGGGGCAATTACTG GGCCCGGGCCATTCGCTTCCGGCAGGATGACAAAGAAGCAGTCGGTGGCTTTTTCTCACAGATTGGGCAGCTGTACATGGTTCATCACCTTTGGG CTTACAAAGACCTGCAGACAAGAGAAGACATAAGGAACTCTGCGTGGCACAAACCGGGATGGGATGAGCTAGTGTATTATACAG
- the NIPSNAP2 gene encoding protein NipSnap homolog 2 isoform X1, producing the protein MAAGALLRLPGSVGPHHHPLPLLLLRRRPAFPPPRPGGPSRLFLLRGLVSSNNRSAEDSWLKSLFVRKVDPRKDAHSNLLAKKETSSLYKLQFHNVKPECLESYNRLCEEVLLKVHEGFPCTLVGTWNTWYGEQDQAVHLWRYEGGYPALTEVMSKLRHNKDFMEFRKARGNMLLSRKNQLLLEFSFWNEPVPRPGPNIYELRSYQLRPGTMIEWGNYWARAIRFRQDDKEAVGGFFSQIGQLYMVHHLWAYKDLQTREDIRNSAWHKPGWDELVYYTVPLIQEMESRIMIPLKISPLQ; encoded by the exons ATGGCGGCCGGGGCGCTGCTGAGGCTGCCAGGGAGCGTGGGCCCGCACCAccatccccttcccctcctcctcctccgccgccgcccggcTTTCCCGCCGCCTCGCCCGGGGGGCCcttcccgccttttcctcctcAG GGGCCTTGTCTCGTCGAATAACCGATCTGCGGAAGACAGCTGGTTGAAGTCGCTTTTTGTCCGCAAAGTAGATCCGAGGAAAGACGCACACTCCAACCTTTTGGCTAAAAAGGAGACCAGCAGTCTTTATAAATTACAGT TTCACAACGTCAAACCGGAATGCCTAGAATCCTACAATCGGCTTTG cgaAGAGGTGCTGCTAAAAGTCCACGAAGGGTTTCCCTGTACACTGGTGGGGACGTGGAACACGTGGTACGGAGAGCAAGATCAGGCTG TCCACCTCTGGAGGTACGAGGGGGGCTATCCAGCCCTCACAGAAGTCATGAGTAAGCTTCGCCATAACAAG GACTTCATGGAATTTCGCAAAGCAAGGGGAAACATGCTTCTCTCCCGCAAGAACCAACTGCTGTTGGAGTTCAGTTTTtggaatgaacctgttccccgtCCAGGGCCTAACATCTATGAACTGAGGTCTTACCAGCTTCGT cctGGGACGATGATCGAGTGGGGCAATTACTG GGCCCGGGCCATTCGCTTCCGGCAGGATGACAAAGAAGCAGTCGGTGGCTTTTTCTCACAGATTGGGCAGCTGTACATGGTTCATCACCTTTGGG CTTACAAAGACCTGCAGACAAGAGAAGACATAAGGAACTCTGCGTGGCACAAACCGGGATGGGATGAGCTAGTGTATTATACAG
- the MRPS17 gene encoding small ribosomal subunit protein uS17m, whose product MSALNRGGVHAKWIIGKVIGTKMRETAKVRVTRLVLDPYVLKFYNKRKTYFAYDPQKQCTEGDIVLLRALPQRRSKDVKHDIAEIVYKVGRVIDPITGKPCTGWKLMESVTDSENLTEKDTDYLSEKIQELTVSSQDK is encoded by the exons ATGTCTGCGTTAAACAGGGGAGGCGTCCATGCCAAATGGATCATTGGGAAGGTCATAGGGACCAAAATGCGGGAAACAGCCAAAGTCAGAGTGACGCGGCTGGTGTTGGATCCCTACGTATTAAAG TTCTATAACAAACGGAAAACGTACTTCGCTTACGACCCCCAAAAGCAGTGTACGGAGGGCGACATTGTTCTTCTGAGGGCTTTGCCCCAACGGAGGAGTAAGGATGTGAAGCACGACATTGCCGAGATAGTGTACAAGGTTGGAAGGGTCATTGATCCAATAACTGGGAAGCCCTGCACAGGCTGGAAGCTGATGGAAAGCGTGACGGACTCAGAAAATCTGACTGAAAAGGATACCGACTACCTTAGTGAAAAAATCCAGGAGCTCACTGTTTCTTCTCAAGACAAGTGA